A region from the Salifodinibacter halophilus genome encodes:
- a CDS encoding DAK2 domain-containing protein — MTRFINASDTIVPDAVTGRLGTGEADHVTRIDGFNDIRVVTRQSPDPSRVAVISGGGSGHEPAHAGFVGAGMLTAAAAGDVFASPTVDAVLAAILAVTGEGGCLLIIKNYTGDRLNFGLAAERAKHRGLDVEIVVVADDIALGQDIDPRGLAGTLFAHKVAGYHADRDAPLATVKHHVQTALARTASIGVALSSCDPLTQPLSGQPAQPEIGLGIHGEPGAERLDLDGAQGAIDAVVERLTPYVDTDAPLALLLNNLGGVSPIEMDILERDLLATELGQRARWLVGPAVLMSSLNMPGFSLSVLALTDELEQALTAEVSPTAWSPAKRAGTTKPKPMPDLGKGHTPAAESEPATEQRLQAVIETLTANRAELDALDAHVGDGDAGTTFATGARAVAQTLNETGLPLASPGPLLAMLGRLAEQHMGGSSGVLLAMLLTTAGNEVGKGKSVVGALQCGVEFMQSCSGAKPGDRTLIDALVPGLETLAHSNDLAAAAQAARDGAAQTQHMAAGVGRSAYLRTESLAGHPDPGAIAVALVFEAVAGAR; from the coding sequence ATGACACGGTTTATCAACGCCAGTGACACCATCGTTCCAGATGCTGTCACTGGCCGACTGGGCACGGGCGAGGCCGATCACGTCACCCGCATCGATGGCTTCAATGACATCCGTGTCGTCACGCGCCAATCGCCGGACCCATCGCGCGTTGCCGTCATCTCAGGCGGCGGCTCCGGTCACGAACCCGCCCATGCCGGGTTTGTCGGCGCCGGGATGTTAACCGCCGCCGCGGCGGGCGACGTATTCGCGTCACCCACGGTCGACGCCGTGCTCGCCGCGATTCTCGCCGTAACCGGCGAGGGCGGGTGTCTGCTGATCATCAAGAACTACACGGGCGACCGATTGAACTTCGGGCTGGCGGCCGAACGCGCCAAACACCGCGGCTTGGACGTGGAGATCGTCGTCGTTGCCGACGACATTGCGCTTGGCCAAGACATCGACCCACGCGGGCTCGCCGGCACGCTGTTTGCCCACAAGGTCGCCGGTTACCACGCCGATCGGGATGCGCCCCTTGCCACCGTCAAGCACCACGTTCAAACAGCCCTGGCACGGACCGCCTCAATCGGCGTGGCCTTATCGAGCTGTGACCCACTGACCCAACCGCTTTCGGGACAACCGGCCCAACCCGAAATCGGCTTGGGCATCCATGGCGAACCCGGCGCCGAGCGCCTCGATCTAGACGGCGCCCAGGGCGCGATCGACGCCGTGGTTGAGCGTCTGACGCCCTACGTCGACACGGACGCGCCGCTCGCGCTGCTGTTGAATAATCTCGGCGGCGTATCGCCCATCGAGATGGACATCCTGGAGCGCGATCTGCTCGCAACCGAATTGGGCCAGCGCGCACGCTGGCTGGTCGGGCCAGCGGTTTTGATGAGTTCCCTGAACATGCCGGGATTCTCCCTCTCGGTACTCGCATTAACCGACGAATTGGAACAGGCGCTGACCGCTGAGGTCAGCCCGACGGCCTGGTCACCCGCCAAACGAGCAGGCACAACCAAGCCCAAGCCGATGCCGGACCTCGGCAAGGGGCACACGCCCGCGGCAGAATCGGAACCGGCCACCGAGCAACGACTGCAGGCTGTAATCGAGACACTGACCGCCAACCGCGCCGAACTCGATGCACTGGACGCACACGTCGGCGATGGCGACGCTGGAACTACGTTCGCGACCGGCGCCCGCGCTGTGGCACAAACACTCAACGAGACCGGCCTACCGCTGGCCAGCCCCGGCCCATTGCTCGCCATGCTTGGGCGTCTGGCCGAGCAGCACATGGGAGGATCCAGCGGCGTGCTGCTGGCGATGTTGCTGACCACCGCCGGCAACGAGGTGGGCAAGGGAAAAAGCGTGGTGGGTGCACTCCAGTGCGGCGTCGAATTCATGCAATCCTGTAGCGGCGCCAAGCCCGGCGACCGCACGCTTATCGACGCGCTAGTACCGGGCCTGGAGACGCTTGCACACTCGAACGATCTCGCGGCGGCGGCCCAGGCAGCCCGTGACGGTGCAGCGCAAACACAACACATGGCGGCCGGCGTTGGCCGTTCCGCCTATCTACGCACCGAGTCGCTGGCCGGTCATCCCGACCCCGGCGCCATTGCCGTCGCGCTCGTCTTCGAAGCCGTTGCCGGCGCGCGCTAA
- a CDS encoding YihA family ribosome biogenesis GTP-binding protein gives MAFECSAPEPPVFPAADRPEIAFAGRSNSGKSSALNALCGRRNLARTSKTPGRTQMINFFAEPTLRLADLPGYGYAKVPANKKDAWRALIEAYLAQRETLAAVVLIMDARRPLTEFDRTLLAWGQQYGLTFYGLLTKADKLGNQAQIETRRHVADIVGADAVQLFSATNRRGVDVARDTLAAFGAASGYTATDDDGPIDNG, from the coding sequence CGGCGGCCGACCGACCCGAGATCGCCTTCGCCGGGCGCTCAAACAGTGGTAAATCGAGCGCCCTGAACGCGCTATGCGGGCGGCGCAATCTAGCGCGCACAAGCAAGACGCCGGGTCGGACCCAGATGATAAATTTCTTCGCCGAGCCGACGCTACGCCTCGCCGACCTGCCGGGATACGGTTATGCCAAGGTTCCGGCCAACAAGAAAGACGCTTGGCGGGCGCTAATCGAGGCTTATCTGGCACAGCGCGAAACACTAGCTGCCGTGGTGCTGATCATGGACGCGCGACGACCGCTGACCGAATTCGATCGCACACTGCTCGCGTGGGGCCAACAATACGGGCTCACGTTCTACGGCCTGCTAACTAAAGCCGACAAGCTCGGCAACCAAGCGCAAATCGAAACCCGGCGCCATGTTGCTGACATCGTGGGTGCCGATGCCGTACAGCTTTTCTCGGCCACGAACCGCCGGGGCGTCGACGTAGCGCGCGATACGCTGGCCGCGTTCGGCGCGGCTTCTGGATACACCGCAACCGATGACGATGGCCCTATAGACAACGGATAA